The genomic region ATGATCCTTCCCGAAGATGCAGGACTTCAGATCGGGGAAGATGCGGTAAAAGCTTTAGGACTTGATGACTGGATAATAGAATACGAAATAACAACCAACCGTCCAGATGCTCTAAGTGTGCTTGGCATTGCAAGAGAACTTAAAAGCGTATTGGGCAGAGAAATTGTACTGCCGGAGACTTCTTTCTCAACCATTGATGAAAATGCTTTAGACGCTCTTACACTTTCAGTGAAGGATGAAGTTGCCTGCCCAAGGTACGACGGTTTTGTTGCAAGAAACGTAAAAGTTAAACAATCACCTCTCTTCATGCAGATGAGGCTTTACAAGGTTGGATTAAGACCCATAAACAACGTTGTTGACATAACAAACTACGTTCTCTACGAATTAGGTCAGCCAATGCATGCTTTTGATGCCGACAAACTAACTGAAAACACAATCATTGTTAGAAGGGCAAAGGACGGTGAAACAATCGTAACGCTTGACGGAATTGAGAGAAAACTCACTTCAGAAGACTTAGTAATAGCAGACGCGGAAAGACCTGTGGCTCTTGCAGGCATAATGGGCGGGGAAGATTCAGGTGTTACATTCAACACCGACAGAATTGTTCTTGAAAGTGCACATTTTGAACCGCTAACAATCAGGAAAACAGCAAAAAGGTTGGGTATCTCAACTGACGCCTCTTACAGATTTGAAAGAGGTGCGGACATAGAAGCAACAATCTGTGCAGCTGAAAGGGCACTTCACCTCCTTCAAAAATTCGCAGATGCCGAAATCTACTCTGGAAAAGTGGAATTCTATCCAAAACCTTACACACCTAAAGTCATCGTTTTCAATCCGGAGAAAGTTAAAAAGCTTATTGGAGTTGACATCCCACCGAGAAAATCCTTTGAAATCCTTAACTCCTTGGGTTTCCCTGTTAAGAAAGAACAGGACTACATTATCGTAAAAGTGCCGTCCTGGAGAAAGTACGACGTCTCAAGGGAAGTAGACCTCATAGAAGAGGTTGTCCGCATCTACGGAATGAAAAAGATAGAAAGCACCTATCCGCTTTTGCATTCTAACGTAGAAAGGCCCCGTAGATTTGACAACATAATGAAAACAAAAGAGTTCCTATCCGCAAAAGGATTGAACGAAGCGATAAACTACAGTTTCATCGGAAAGAAACTTTACGACGCGTTCGGTCTTGATTTTGAAAACCTTATCAAAATATCCAACCCTCTGTCAGAAGAATGGGTTGGAATGAGAGACCTTTTAACTCCTTCACTGGTTAACAACTGCGTTCAAAATGTTAAAAGAAACGAAAAAAACGTGGCCCTATTTGAAGTTTCTGTTGTATTTGAAAACGTTGGAAAAGAACTTCCTGATGAAAAATTACACGCCGCTTTCCTGCTCTCAGGAAAACTTCCTGAAGGAATTTACAATGAAAGGGAAGTTGATTTCTACGACATTAAAGGAATAGCAGAAGAACTTATAGAATACTTTGGTCTAAAAGCTGAATTTGAAAGGTCAGAAGAGAAATTTCTCCACCCGGGACAATCTGCAAACATCGTAATAAATGGTGAAAAAGCAGGATTTATAGGCAGAATTCATCCTGATATTGAAGAGAACATGGGGATAAAACAACCTGTTTTTGCAGGTGAAATAGTTCTTGAAAAGCTTTTTGAACTTGCGGGCAAGGAAAAGAAAAGCTTTAAAAAACTTCCTAAATTCCCACCTGTAACAAGAGATATAGCTGTTTTGGTAGACAGGGAAATACCCGCATCAAAAGTTGAAGAGATTATTAAAAAAGCAGCTGGAAAACTTCTTGAAAAGATAAAACTGTTTGACGTTTATGAAGGAGAAAACATTCCAGAGGGCAAAAAAAGCTTAGCATTCTCACTTATTTTCAGGTCACCTCAAAAAACATTGTCAGATGAGGAAGTTTCTCGTATAATAGATAAAGTAGTTAAAAAACTCAGTGAGTCCAACATCACCATAAGGGCATAAGAGGAAGTGGAAAGTGGCAAATTTGCCAAACACAGTTGAGATAATTATCTCCGGCAGGAGATTTACCATAAGGACAGACAAAGATCCTGAGTACGTAAGGCATCTTGGTATTAAACTTGAGAAGATGCTGGATCGTATAAGAGCTGGCAACAATCGTATAACCTATGACAAAGCTTTAATAATAGCCTGTCTCTACCTGCTTGATGAGAATGAATCTCTCAGAGAACAGATAAGGGATCTTGGCATTGAAATTCAGCGGCTACATGAAGAAGGTGCCAAGATTCTAATCAACTCAAGAAAAATAGCGCCTTAACTTTTCCCTTCCCCTTATGCCCCGAAAGGGGTAACATGAAAGCGAAGAAAGCAGCATTAAGGCATAAGATAAAAGGGAAACGGCTATTACTTGACAGGAAAGAAGCCGAAGCAAAAAGCAAAATTATATGTAAAAAGCTTTTAACCATTGATGCTGTCAGAAAGCACAGAAGCTTTCTTCTCTACTATCCCTTCAAAAACGAGGTTTCGCTACTTTCACTCTTCAACGAACTTAAAAAAGCCGGCAAATCTGTGCTATTTCCAAAAGTTTCTGGAAAAGAGTTGATACCGGTAAAGGTCAACTCTTTAAACGAACTTTCTCCTGGATACATGGGAATTTTAGAACCACCTGAAACAGGTAGAAAAGAAAAGCCAGAAGTTGTGTTTGTACCGGGAATTGCCTTTGACCTTCAATGCTACAGACTCGGTTACGGAGGTGGATTCTACGACCGTTTTCTGTCAGGAAAAGAATACTTCACAATCGGTGTCTGCTTCGACTTCCAGATAGTTGAAAAACTTCCTGTTGAACCGTTTGATGTACCTGTAAAACTTGTAGTATCCGAAAAAAGAACAATAAGGAGGAAAGAATGGAACTGTTAATGATAGTTGCACTATCAATCATCGCCGGTTTTGGTACCGGTTTCGTAGTAGGTGCAAAAAAAGAAAAGGGCGAGATCGAAAGAATCAGAGAACAGATAAGAAATGAAGCCAAAGAAGAGGCTGAAAGGCTGATAAAAAGGGCTAAAGAAGAGGCCGAAGACATAAAAAGAAAGGCAGAAACAATCCTTAAAGAAGCCCAATCAAAGGTAGATGAAATCAGAAGAGAAGCGCTCCTTCACGCAAAAGAGAAAGTCCAACTTGAGAAAGAGAGAATAGAAGAAGAACTCAAAGAAAAGAAAAGGGAGCTTCAGGAATTTGAGAAAAGACTTTTAAAGAGGGAAGAATTTTTAGACAAGAGGGAAACATCTCTTGACAAGAGGGAAGAAAACCTTGACAGAAGGGCTGAATTTCTTGAAAGAGTTGAAAAAGAGCTGGAAGAGAGGAAAACTGAACTTCAACAGTTGGAGGAGAAACTTTCAGAAAAAGAAATTGAACTTGCAAGGCTTATAGAAAGTGAAATCCAGAAACTTGAAGAAATTTCAGGAATGACAAAGGAAGAAGCAGAAGAAGAACTTTTAAGAAGAATGGAAGATGAAGTCAAAAGAGAACTTGCGGTAAGATACAAAAAAATGGAAGAAGAGTTTGAATTCATGGCAGAAAGGCGTGCCAGAAGGATTCTCTCAACAGCCATACAGAGACTTGCAACAGAACACGTCGCAGAAACAACCGTTGCTGTAGTTGACCTTCCAAACAACGAAATGAAAGGAAGAATCATCGGTAGAGAGGGAAGAAACATCCGAGCCTTTGAACTTGCAACAGGCGTTGACCTGATCATTGACGATACACCAGAAGCGGTTGCAATATCATGCTTTGACCCTGTAAGGAGAGAAGTTGCCAGGATAGCACTTGAAAGGCTTGTAGCAGACGGTAGAATTCATCCTGCGAGAATTGAAGAAGTTGTAGAAAAGGTTAGAGAAGAGATAGAACAGGAAATCATCGCCACAGGGGAAGAAACACTGTTTGAACTTGGTATCTCTAACGTCCATCCTGAACTGATTAAACTCCTTGGTAGTTTGAAATTCAGAACAAGCTATGGACAAAACGTCCTTCAGCACGTTAAAGAGGTTGCATATCTTGCCTCTATGCTTGCCGCCGAAATAGGTGCTGATGTTGAAATGGCAAAGAGAGCAGGCCTGTTCCACGACATAGGAAAAGCTGTTTCTCATGAAACAGAAGGTTCCCACGCTGCTGTAGGTGCAGAGATTCTCAAAAGGTACGGTGAACCTGACGAAGTAATCAACGCAGCCGCTTCCCACCACGGAGAGGTTGAAGCAAAGTATGTTGAAGCAGTCTTAGCACAGGTGGGAGACGCACTATCCGCTGCAAGACCTGGTGCAAGAAGAGAAAGCCTTGAAGCCTACATCAAGAGAATAGAGAAGCTTGAAAGCATCGCTGAATCATTCCCTGGCGTTTCAAAGGCATTTGCGATACAGGCAGGTAGAGAAGTTAGAATCATGGTAGAACATGATAAGATTACAGACGAAGAAGCTGCCCTGCTTGCCCATCAGATAGCAAAGAGGATAGAAGAAGAGGTTCAGTATCCTGGGCAGATTAAAATAACTGTTATCAGAGAAACCCGTGCTGTCGATTACGCAAAGTAAAGAGGTAAAAGATGCTCAAGAAGCTGGACGAACAGGTAAAGAAAGACTTTAAAGAATACTTCCAGGATAGAGACTACGGCGTGATAGCCGTAACGGAAGAGGATGCGATAAGAGTCTTCGCAATAAAAACAACAAACCTAACAGAGATAGCCCGTCTAAAACACGGGCTATCTCCACTTTCAACGGTAGTTTTAGGTAGAGCAATGGCAGGCACAATACTCCTTACAACGCTTATAAAACATGGAACGGAACAGAGAATCCTTTTAAGAATAGAAGGTAATGGCCCTGCAGGTCTTGTTGTAGCTGAAGCAAACGGAAAAGGCGAAGTCAGAGGATTCATTCAGAATAAACAGATAGAAACAGCTACAAAAACTGTCAACGGAAAGAAAAAGTTTGACGTTAGAAGTGCTGTGGGAAAGGGAACGCTAACGGTTGTAAAAGATCTGGGATTGAAAACACCTTACGAAAGCTCCGTTCCTCTCATATCAGGGGAAATAGCAGAAGACATAGCTTACTACCT from Desulfurobacterium sp. TC5-1 harbors:
- the hslO gene encoding Hsp33 family molecular chaperone HslO, which produces MLKKLDEQVKKDFKEYFQDRDYGVIAVTEEDAIRVFAIKTTNLTEIARLKHGLSPLSTVVLGRAMAGTILLTTLIKHGTEQRILLRIEGNGPAGLVVAEANGKGEVRGFIQNKQIETATKTVNGKKKFDVRSAVGKGTLTVVKDLGLKTPYESSVPLISGEIAEDIAYYLLKSEQIPSAVSLGVLIGKDGKVKTAGGFLVQPLPGAKEENIAKIEETVKNLPPVTEMLTSGKRPEDIIEEVLKGFRVKVLALKELSFRCRCSKETAMQSLMMLPIEELEQLIKEGGAKITCNFCSTVYYFTPEEIKNVIKLKETGDN
- a CDS encoding cell division protein ZapA, which encodes MANLPNTVEIIISGRRFTIRTDKDPEYVRHLGIKLEKMLDRIRAGNNRITYDKALIIACLYLLDENESLREQIRDLGIEIQRLHEEGAKILINSRKIAP
- a CDS encoding 5-formyltetrahydrofolate cyclo-ligase, whose translation is MKAKKAALRHKIKGKRLLLDRKEAEAKSKIICKKLLTIDAVRKHRSFLLYYPFKNEVSLLSLFNELKKAGKSVLFPKVSGKELIPVKVNSLNELSPGYMGILEPPETGRKEKPEVVFVPGIAFDLQCYRLGYGGGFYDRFLSGKEYFTIGVCFDFQIVEKLPVEPFDVPVKLVVSEKRTIRRKEWNC
- the rny gene encoding ribonuclease Y, producing MELLMIVALSIIAGFGTGFVVGAKKEKGEIERIREQIRNEAKEEAERLIKRAKEEAEDIKRKAETILKEAQSKVDEIRREALLHAKEKVQLEKERIEEELKEKKRELQEFEKRLLKREEFLDKRETSLDKREENLDRRAEFLERVEKELEERKTELQQLEEKLSEKEIELARLIESEIQKLEEISGMTKEEAEEELLRRMEDEVKRELAVRYKKMEEEFEFMAERRARRILSTAIQRLATEHVAETTVAVVDLPNNEMKGRIIGREGRNIRAFELATGVDLIIDDTPEAVAISCFDPVRREVARIALERLVADGRIHPARIEEVVEKVREEIEQEIIATGEETLFELGISNVHPELIKLLGSLKFRTSYGQNVLQHVKEVAYLASMLAAEIGADVEMAKRAGLFHDIGKAVSHETEGSHAAVGAEILKRYGEPDEVINAAASHHGEVEAKYVEAVLAQVGDALSAARPGARRESLEAYIKRIEKLESIAESFPGVSKAFAIQAGREVRIMVEHDKITDEEAALLAHQIAKRIEEEVQYPGQIKITVIRETRAVDYAK
- the pheT gene encoding phenylalanine--tRNA ligase subunit beta; this encodes MRITYNWLKEFIDIEDLSPQEVADIMTDIGIEVDSVTYAGKDIEKVVIGKILTIEKHPNADKLKICQVDVGDTVLQIVTGADNIFEGAVIPVALHGSKLPIGIRIKKSKLRGVESNGMLCSEEELGLTTHSEGIMILPEDAGLQIGEDAVKALGLDDWIIEYEITTNRPDALSVLGIARELKSVLGREIVLPETSFSTIDENALDALTLSVKDEVACPRYDGFVARNVKVKQSPLFMQMRLYKVGLRPINNVVDITNYVLYELGQPMHAFDADKLTENTIIVRRAKDGETIVTLDGIERKLTSEDLVIADAERPVALAGIMGGEDSGVTFNTDRIVLESAHFEPLTIRKTAKRLGISTDASYRFERGADIEATICAAERALHLLQKFADAEIYSGKVEFYPKPYTPKVIVFNPEKVKKLIGVDIPPRKSFEILNSLGFPVKKEQDYIIVKVPSWRKYDVSREVDLIEEVVRIYGMKKIESTYPLLHSNVERPRRFDNIMKTKEFLSAKGLNEAINYSFIGKKLYDAFGLDFENLIKISNPLSEEWVGMRDLLTPSLVNNCVQNVKRNEKNVALFEVSVVFENVGKELPDEKLHAAFLLSGKLPEGIYNEREVDFYDIKGIAEELIEYFGLKAEFERSEEKFLHPGQSANIVINGEKAGFIGRIHPDIEENMGIKQPVFAGEIVLEKLFELAGKEKKSFKKLPKFPPVTRDIAVLVDREIPASKVEEIIKKAAGKLLEKIKLFDVYEGENIPEGKKSLAFSLIFRSPQKTLSDEEVSRIIDKVVKKLSESNITIRA